The following are from one region of the Bradyrhizobium septentrionale genome:
- a CDS encoding NAD(P)H-dependent flavin oxidoreductase, whose product MPLPASLANKLELPVVGSPLFIVSGPELVIAQCKAGIVGSFPALNARPVEKLGEWLTQIENELGEYQALHPEKKVAPYAVNQICHASNDRLRDMETCVKHKVPVIITSLRPPSEIVEAAHSYGGVVFHDVINVKHARKAAEQGVDGLILVCAGAGGHAGTLSPFALVREVKQWFNGTILLSGAISDGWSIASALALGADLAYIGTRFIATEEANADLGYKQALTEYAAHDIVYSNLFTGVHGNYLGPSIAAAGLDPANLPVADKSTMNFGSGGNTKAKAWRDIWGSGQGIGQITDAPPVAELVARLKAEYTEARSDFLRASA is encoded by the coding sequence ATGCCGTTGCCTGCTTCGCTCGCCAACAAGCTTGAACTGCCGGTCGTCGGCTCCCCGCTGTTCATCGTCTCGGGGCCGGAACTGGTGATCGCGCAGTGCAAGGCCGGCATCGTCGGATCGTTCCCGGCGCTGAATGCCCGCCCGGTCGAGAAGCTCGGCGAGTGGCTGACGCAGATCGAGAACGAGCTCGGCGAATACCAGGCGCTGCATCCGGAGAAGAAGGTCGCGCCCTACGCCGTCAACCAGATCTGCCACGCCTCCAATGACCGCCTGCGCGACATGGAAACCTGCGTGAAGCACAAGGTGCCTGTCATCATCACCTCGTTGCGCCCGCCGTCCGAGATCGTCGAGGCCGCGCATTCCTATGGCGGAGTGGTGTTCCACGACGTCATCAACGTCAAGCACGCCCGCAAGGCCGCCGAGCAGGGCGTCGACGGATTGATCCTGGTCTGCGCCGGCGCCGGCGGCCATGCCGGCACGCTGTCGCCGTTCGCGCTGGTGCGTGAGGTCAAGCAATGGTTCAACGGCACGATCCTGCTGTCGGGTGCGATCTCCGACGGCTGGAGCATCGCATCCGCGCTCGCGCTCGGCGCCGACCTCGCCTATATCGGCACCCGCTTCATCGCGACCGAGGAAGCCAACGCCGACCTCGGGTACAAGCAGGCGCTGACCGAATATGCGGCGCACGACATCGTCTATTCGAACCTGTTCACCGGCGTGCACGGCAACTATCTCGGGCCGTCGATCGCAGCCGCAGGCCTCGATCCGGCCAATCTGCCGGTCGCCGACAAATCCACGATGAACTTCGGTTCCGGCGGCAACACGAAGGCCAAGGCCTGGCGTGACATCTGGGGCTCCGGCCAGGGTATCGGCCAGATCACGGACGCCCCGCCGGTCGCCGAACTGGTGGCGCGGCTGAAGGCGGAGTACACCGAGGCGCGCAGCGATTTCCTGCGGGCCAGCGCCTGA